A genomic stretch from Vibrio neptunius includes:
- the murD gene encoding UDP-N-acetylmuramoyl-L-alanine--D-glutamate ligase, which yields MDRWQNIESVVVVGLGITGLSVVKYLVKLPYYLTIRVIDTRDNPPGSEALPEGVELHSGGWNLDWLMAADLIVANPGIALTNPEIQHAIDSNIRVVGDIELFAWQVDKPVLAITGSNGKSTVTDLTGVVANAAGVKTAIGGNIGVPALDLLEQEAELYVLELSSFQLETTSSLSLKAAAFLNLSEDHMDRYDGMEDYRQAKLRIFDNAQACIVNADDLATYPDKDHAPLVEFSLEKNCEFHIKVVDGREYLCHQNVKILASDELNLVGRHNLANALVVFALLEQAGIAISLGIDALRTYSGLTHRCQVVMDNQGVKWVNDSKATNLASTLAALSGLTLSGRLYLLVGGDGKGADFSELASVLSPLNVQLCCFGADGDKFLPLHPDAKRFETLEEIVKWVSLQVEPGDMVMLSPACASFDQFKNFMARGEAFAALAKQYA from the coding sequence ATGGATCGTTGGCAGAACATAGAGAGTGTTGTCGTTGTGGGGCTCGGTATTACTGGGCTCTCGGTTGTTAAATACTTGGTAAAATTACCTTACTATTTAACCATTCGCGTCATCGATACACGCGATAACCCACCGGGTAGTGAAGCGCTACCTGAGGGAGTTGAACTTCATTCTGGTGGTTGGAACTTGGACTGGTTGATGGCAGCCGATTTGATCGTCGCCAATCCTGGTATTGCGCTGACCAATCCAGAAATTCAACATGCTATAGACTCTAATATTCGCGTAGTTGGTGATATAGAGCTGTTCGCTTGGCAGGTAGATAAGCCAGTTTTGGCAATAACAGGCTCAAACGGTAAGAGCACTGTGACCGATTTGACGGGTGTGGTCGCCAATGCCGCGGGAGTAAAAACTGCCATTGGCGGTAATATTGGTGTACCTGCGTTGGACTTGCTTGAGCAAGAAGCCGAATTGTATGTGCTTGAGTTATCCAGTTTTCAGTTGGAAACAACATCTAGCCTAAGTCTTAAAGCGGCGGCCTTCTTAAATCTGTCTGAGGATCATATGGATCGCTATGACGGTATGGAAGACTATCGTCAGGCTAAACTTCGCATTTTTGATAATGCTCAGGCATGTATTGTCAATGCAGATGATCTCGCTACCTATCCAGACAAGGATCATGCCCCTCTCGTCGAATTTAGCCTAGAAAAAAATTGCGAGTTCCATATCAAAGTCGTGGATGGAAGAGAGTACTTGTGTCACCAAAATGTAAAAATATTGGCGTCTGATGAGCTTAACCTAGTGGGAAGACACAATTTAGCTAATGCATTAGTTGTCTTTGCCTTACTCGAACAAGCCGGTATTGCTATTTCTCTCGGAATAGATGCACTTAGGACTTACAGCGGCCTGACACATCGATGTCAGGTAGTCATGGATAATCAGGGTGTTAAGTGGGTCAACGATTCCAAAGCTACCAACTTAGCAAGTACATTGGCAGCACTTTCCGGTTTAACTCTCTCTGGCAGACTGTATTTGTTAGTCGGTGGTGACGGAAAAGGGGCGGATTTTTCTGAATTAGCGTCAGTATTGAGTCCATTGAACGTTCAGCTATGTTGTTTTGGAGCTGACGGCGATAAGTTTCTGCCGTTACATCCAGACGCCAAACGATTTGAGACTCTTGAAGAGATTGTAAAATGGGTCAGCTTACAGGTCGAGCCAGGAGATATGGTTATGTTGTCTCCTGCATGTGCGAGCTTTGATCAGTTTAAGAATTTTATGGCACGTGGTGAGGCTTTTGCTGCCCTCGCTAAGCAATATGCTTAA
- the ftsW gene encoding cell division protein FtsW, translated as MDDNLVSRGLFDRQLVWISLGLMLTGLVMVTSASFPISSRLTDQPFHFMFRHAVFLLLALSTASVILQVPLRKWSQYSSVLLGLSFFLLVVVLVAGKSVNGASRWIPLGLFNLQPAEIAKLSLFIYMSDYLVRKHEEVRSSFFGGFIKPIIVFGTLASLLLLQPDLGTVIVMLVTLFGMLFIAGAKLTQFLALMVVGIVSVVGLILVEPYRMRRVTSFLDPWEDPFGSGYQLTQSLMAFGRGEWFGQGLGNSIQKLEYLPEAHTDFVFAVLAEELGFVGVVLVLMLIFSLVVKAILIGRKAFEHDLLFGGYLAFGIGIWFAFQTLVNVGAAAGMVPTKGLTLPLISYGGSSLIIMSTAVAILLRIDHECRLIALHSEQQQKEENERE; from the coding sequence GTGGATGACAACCTCGTCTCCAGAGGCCTTTTTGACCGTCAATTGGTGTGGATCTCTTTAGGTTTGATGTTAACTGGTTTAGTGATGGTGACTTCAGCCTCATTCCCGATCAGCTCACGTTTAACAGATCAACCGTTCCATTTTATGTTTCGCCATGCTGTCTTTTTGCTACTGGCATTGTCTACAGCTAGCGTCATTTTGCAGGTGCCGCTGAGAAAATGGTCTCAGTACAGTTCTGTGTTGCTTGGGCTATCTTTCTTTCTGTTAGTGGTTGTACTCGTGGCGGGTAAATCGGTTAATGGTGCTTCCCGCTGGATACCCCTGGGGCTGTTTAACCTTCAACCAGCTGAGATTGCCAAGCTGTCTCTGTTTATCTATATGTCCGATTACTTAGTCCGCAAACACGAAGAAGTTCGATCCAGCTTTTTTGGTGGTTTTATCAAACCCATTATAGTGTTTGGCACCCTTGCAAGTTTGCTGTTGCTTCAACCGGATCTTGGTACTGTCATTGTAATGCTTGTTACCTTGTTTGGTATGCTTTTTATTGCTGGGGCAAAGCTCACTCAGTTTTTGGCACTGATGGTCGTAGGGATTGTCTCTGTTGTTGGACTTATTTTAGTCGAGCCTTATCGAATGCGTCGTGTGACGTCATTTCTTGATCCTTGGGAAGATCCGTTTGGTAGTGGTTACCAGCTAACTCAGTCACTGATGGCGTTTGGTCGAGGTGAATGGTTTGGTCAGGGGCTGGGTAATTCGATTCAGAAGTTAGAGTATTTGCCAGAAGCACACACAGATTTTGTATTTGCAGTACTAGCTGAAGAATTGGGTTTTGTTGGTGTAGTACTGGTTTTAATGCTGATTTTTAGTCTGGTGGTTAAAGCGATTCTGATAGGCCGTAAAGCCTTTGAACACGATTTATTGTTTGGAGGTTACTTAGCGTTTGGAATCGGAATTTGGTTCGCTTTTCAGACTTTGGTTAATGTTGGCGCTGCGGCTGGTATGGTACCAACGAAAGGCCTGACGTTACCCTTGATTAGTTACGGTGGTTCCAGTCTGATTATAATGTCGACAGCCGTCGCGATATTGCTCCGTATAGATCATGAATGTCGATTGATCGCATTGCATAGCGAGCAGCAACAGAAAGAAGAAAATGAAAGAGAATAA
- a CDS encoding cell division protein FtsQ/DivIB — MIESAVNEGRRFTDSPRVKKHTFGGAFLLVVLMLIGSTLYATLSWMWDDKRLPLSHIVLEGDLKYVSPLDVQRAFARLQHVGTFMSQDVKVLQDTVEAIPWVSHASIRKQWPDTVKVFLTEYKAVAIWNGNELLNSRGLVFNGDIGKLEEERVKLYGPIGTNQEVLDIWQQINPQFAVLNLKISSLLLNERRAWQIILDNGIRLELGKESLEERVERFLSLYKNLGSDSQRVSYIDLRYDTGASVGWFPEQDLEQESTDD; from the coding sequence TTGATTGAAAGTGCTGTGAATGAAGGCCGTCGTTTTACTGACTCACCACGAGTGAAAAAGCACACCTTTGGCGGTGCATTTTTGCTGGTGGTTTTGATGTTGATAGGGTCTACCCTTTATGCCACGTTATCTTGGATGTGGGATGATAAGCGTCTACCTTTATCTCACATCGTTTTAGAGGGGGATTTGAAATACGTTTCCCCTCTCGACGTTCAGCGCGCGTTCGCTAGGTTACAGCATGTCGGTACTTTTATGTCACAAGATGTGAAAGTACTTCAGGATACGGTTGAGGCTATTCCTTGGGTTTCGCATGCATCGATTCGTAAACAGTGGCCAGATACTGTAAAAGTTTTTCTGACCGAGTATAAAGCGGTCGCTATCTGGAATGGTAATGAGCTGCTCAATAGTCGGGGGTTGGTATTTAATGGAGATATTGGCAAGTTAGAGGAAGAGCGAGTTAAGCTCTATGGCCCCATAGGCACGAACCAAGAAGTCTTGGATATATGGCAACAAATCAATCCTCAATTTGCAGTATTAAACCTAAAAATCTCTTCGTTATTACTGAATGAACGCCGTGCATGGCAGATTATCCTTGATAACGGTATCAGGCTAGAACTAGGTAAAGAATCTTTAGAAGAGAGGGTGGAAAGATTCCTCTCTTTGTACAAAAACTTAGGTAGTGACTCCCAAAGAGTCAGTTATATTGACCTCAGGTATGATACGGGAGCTTCCGTTGGGTGGTTCCCTGAGCAAGATTTAGAACAAGAGAGCACAGATGACTAA
- the murC gene encoding UDP-N-acetylmuramate--L-alanine ligase, translated as MTIQHTQDLAQIRAMVPEMRRVKCIHFIGIGGAGMSGIAEVLLNEGYQITGSDLAENPVTERLAKKGATIFIGHTEDNVQQASVVVVSTAINEENPEIKAARTARIPVVRRAEMLAELMRFRHGIAVAGTHGKTTTTALVTQIYSEAGLDPTFVNGGLVKSAGTNARLGSSRILIAEADESDASFLHLQPMVSIVTNIEADHMDTYGGDFETLKQTFIDFLHNLPFYGQAIVCIDDPVVRDLIPRMSRQVITYGFSEDADVRIENYRQEGQQGQFTVVRKGRVNLDITLNIPGRHNALNASAAIAVATEDDIDDKAILRAMAGTQGTGRRFEHLGEFDTGNGSAMLVDDYGHHPTEVDVTIHAARNGWQDKRLVMIFQPHRYSRTRDLYDDFANVLEQVDVLLMLDVYSAGEKPIAGADSRDLCRTIRSRGKIDPIFVSDSYTLPSVLANVLQDGDLVLTQGAGDIGKVAKQLAAFELSIDKMQMA; from the coding sequence ATGACAATTCAACATACCCAAGATTTAGCGCAAATTCGAGCCATGGTACCAGAAATGCGCCGTGTCAAATGTATTCATTTTATCGGTATCGGTGGCGCAGGAATGAGTGGGATCGCTGAGGTTCTCCTCAATGAAGGTTATCAAATTACTGGTTCTGACTTAGCTGAAAACCCTGTCACTGAGCGACTTGCTAAAAAAGGTGCGACGATTTTTATTGGTCATACTGAAGATAACGTTCAGCAAGCAAGTGTTGTCGTTGTCTCGACCGCTATCAATGAAGAAAATCCTGAGATTAAAGCAGCAAGAACAGCGCGGATACCTGTTGTGCGCCGTGCGGAAATGTTGGCGGAACTTATGCGTTTCCGTCACGGTATTGCCGTGGCTGGTACTCATGGTAAAACCACGACGACTGCACTGGTTACTCAAATTTATTCTGAAGCAGGCCTCGATCCTACCTTTGTCAACGGGGGCTTAGTTAAGAGCGCTGGCACGAATGCACGTCTTGGTTCGAGTCGTATCCTAATCGCTGAAGCGGACGAAAGCGATGCGTCTTTTCTTCATCTTCAACCTATGGTGAGTATCGTAACCAATATCGAAGCCGATCATATGGATACCTACGGCGGAGACTTTGAAACTCTAAAGCAAACATTCATCGATTTTCTTCACAATTTGCCTTTTTATGGGCAAGCGATTGTGTGTATTGATGATCCGGTAGTTCGAGATTTGATCCCGAGAATGAGTCGACAAGTCATCACTTATGGCTTTTCTGAAGACGCAGATGTTCGTATTGAAAACTACCGCCAGGAAGGCCAGCAGGGACAATTTACCGTGGTGCGTAAAGGGCGTGTAAATCTGGATATTACACTGAATATTCCTGGCCGCCACAATGCACTTAATGCTTCTGCGGCGATTGCCGTTGCGACGGAAGATGATATAGACGATAAAGCTATCTTACGTGCTATGGCCGGAACGCAAGGAACAGGACGCCGCTTTGAACACCTTGGCGAGTTTGATACAGGCAATGGCAGCGCTATGTTGGTGGATGACTATGGTCATCACCCGACCGAAGTAGATGTCACAATTCATGCTGCTCGCAATGGCTGGCAAGACAAGCGTTTGGTGATGATCTTTCAACCCCATCGTTATAGTCGAACGCGGGATTTGTACGATGATTTTGCTAATGTGCTAGAGCAAGTCGATGTTCTTTTGATGCTCGACGTTTACTCTGCCGGTGAGAAACCAATTGCTGGAGCTGACAGTCGTGACTTATGCCGCACTATTCGTAGTAGAGGTAAAATTGACCCCATTTTTGTCTCAGATAGTTACACTTTACCCTCTGTTTTAGCGAATGTTTTGCAAGATGGTGACTTGGTACTAACGCAAGGTGCTGGAGATATTGGCAAAGTAGCCAAGCAGCTAGCTGCTTTTGAATTAAGTATCGATAAGATGCAAATGGCATGA
- the murG gene encoding undecaprenyldiphospho-muramoylpentapeptide beta-N-acetylglucosaminyltransferase, with amino-acid sequence MKENKRLMVMAGGTGGHVFPGLAVAKKLQQQGWEIRWLGTADRMEAELVPKHGIDIDFIKVKGLRGQGLSRLIKAPFQIANAILQAKKHMQRWQPDAVLGMGGYVSGPGGIAAKILGIPVILHEQNAVAGLTNQWLSRIASKVFQAFPGAFPNAEVVGNPVREDVVALPCPQQRMMERDGKIRILVMGGSQGAKILNTTMPEVMSRLGSKYEIRHQAGRNNHLEVSAAYQAFNVENAQAIEFIDDVAQAYAWADLLVCRSGALTVSEVSAAGVGAVFIPFMHKDRQQALNADHLVECGAAKMIEQPDLTIEKLTEQIHQLDRTKLLEMAQSARTAAKLDADTKVAEAIIALAN; translated from the coding sequence ATGAAAGAGAATAAACGATTAATGGTGATGGCCGGAGGCACTGGTGGTCACGTTTTTCCTGGATTGGCTGTCGCGAAGAAGCTTCAGCAGCAAGGATGGGAAATTCGTTGGCTTGGAACGGCCGATCGTATGGAAGCGGAACTGGTACCTAAGCACGGTATTGATATTGACTTTATTAAAGTCAAAGGATTACGTGGTCAGGGACTGAGTAGACTTATCAAAGCGCCTTTTCAAATTGCGAATGCTATACTGCAAGCAAAGAAACATATGCAACGATGGCAGCCTGATGCTGTGCTTGGAATGGGCGGATACGTTAGCGGTCCAGGTGGTATTGCGGCTAAGATATTAGGAATACCGGTTATTCTGCATGAGCAAAATGCGGTGGCAGGACTCACTAACCAGTGGCTATCGCGCATTGCATCTAAGGTTTTTCAAGCATTTCCAGGGGCTTTCCCAAATGCTGAGGTGGTCGGTAATCCTGTTCGCGAGGATGTGGTAGCATTGCCCTGCCCACAACAGAGAATGATGGAGCGCGATGGGAAAATCCGTATCCTAGTGATGGGTGGGAGCCAAGGCGCGAAAATCCTCAATACTACAATGCCGGAAGTCATGTCTAGGTTAGGCTCTAAGTATGAAATTCGCCATCAGGCAGGTAGAAATAATCACTTAGAAGTGTCTGCGGCATACCAAGCTTTTAATGTTGAAAATGCTCAGGCAATAGAATTCATTGATGATGTTGCACAAGCTTATGCATGGGCAGATTTGTTAGTGTGTCGCTCGGGAGCTCTGACGGTTTCCGAAGTGTCGGCTGCTGGAGTCGGCGCTGTGTTTATTCCATTTATGCACAAAGACAGGCAGCAAGCATTGAACGCCGATCACTTAGTTGAATGTGGTGCAGCAAAAATGATTGAGCAACCTGACCTCACCATCGAAAAATTAACTGAACAAATTCACCAGTTGGATCGCACGAAGCTACTTGAGATGGCACAAAGTGCCCGAACTGCTGCCAAGTTAGATGCCGATACCAAAGTCGCTGAAGCTATCATTGCGCTCGCGAATTAA